Proteins from a genomic interval of Caldicellulosiruptor diazotrophicus:
- a CDS encoding glycoside hydrolase family 88/105 protein: MQKLKQLAKENYSVKMAESVLFKFPELIDKWQYDYGVVFKGLEYIYENTKDEKYFEYVKKNIDYFVQEDGSIKKYSLDEYNIDHINNGKAILFLYRRTGEEKYKKAAQLLREQLKTHPRTAEGGFWHKKIYPHQMWLDGIYMGSPFYAEYATLIGKDEAEEIFDDVARQVILCAKHTKDPVTGLHYHGWDESRQQKWANKVTGCSPNFWGRALGWFAMAIVDVLDFLPKNHQSRDAILAIFRQLMDAILKYQDPDTGVWYQVVNCIGRSGNYPEASASCMFVYALAKGIHNGYLSSKYLDALERAYEGTIYRFLEKDQNGHLSLNGVCMVAGLGGNPYRDGSYEYYISEPIKTDDLKGVGAFLKASAWVERLF; this comes from the coding sequence ATGCAAAAATTGAAACAGCTTGCAAAAGAGAACTACTCTGTCAAAATGGCAGAGAGTGTACTTTTTAAGTTTCCAGAGCTTATTGATAAATGGCAATATGACTATGGTGTTGTGTTCAAAGGCTTAGAATACATTTATGAAAACACCAAGGATGAGAAATATTTTGAATACGTAAAGAAAAATATAGACTATTTTGTCCAAGAAGATGGAAGTATAAAAAAATATTCTCTTGATGAGTACAACATAGACCATATAAACAATGGCAAAGCAATATTATTTTTGTACAGAAGGACAGGCGAAGAAAAGTACAAAAAAGCAGCTCAGCTTTTAAGAGAACAGCTTAAGACTCATCCAAGAACGGCCGAAGGAGGATTTTGGCACAAAAAGATATACCCGCACCAGATGTGGCTTGATGGAATATATATGGGTTCACCATTTTATGCCGAATATGCAACTTTAATAGGAAAAGATGAGGCTGAAGAGATATTCGATGATGTTGCAAGACAGGTTATTCTTTGTGCAAAACATACTAAAGACCCAGTGACGGGTCTTCATTATCACGGCTGGGATGAAAGCAGACAGCAAAAATGGGCTAACAAAGTTACAGGTTGTTCACCCAACTTTTGGGGGAGAGCTCTTGGCTGGTTTGCAATGGCAATAGTAGATGTTCTTGATTTTCTTCCAAAGAATCACCAATCAAGAGACGCCATTTTAGCTATTTTCAGGCAGCTTATGGATGCCATTTTAAAGTATCAAGACCCTGACACAGGTGTTTGGTATCAAGTTGTAAACTGTATTGGGAGAAGTGGTAACTATCCTGAAGCTTCGGCATCATGTATGTTTGTATATGCACTTGCAAAAGGCATCCACAATGGATATCTTTCTTCAAAGTACTTAGATGCATTAGAAAGGGCGTATGAAGGAACAATTTATAGATTCTTGGAAAAAGACCAAAATGGACATTTGAGTTTAAATGGAGTTTGTATGGTTGCAGGGCTTGGTGGAAATCCGTACAGAGATGGTTCATATGAATATTACATCAGTGAGCCAATAAAAACAGATGATTTAAAAGGTGTTGGAGCGTTTTTGAAAGCTTCGGCATGGGTAGAAAGACTTTTTTAA
- a CDS encoding bifunctional 2-keto-4-hydroxyglutarate aldolase/2-keto-3-deoxy-6-phosphogluconate aldolase produces MEKEQVLQRINDNGLVVVVRAESKEKALKITEACIKGGASAIEITFTVPGADEIIRHLTKTYSEDEIIIGAGTVLDSETARIAILAGAKFVVSPYLNPEMVKLCNRYRIASMPGAMTIKEVVEALECGADVIKIFPGELFGPKIIKAYKGPIPQARLMPTGGVDLDNVDEWIKAGAFAVGVGSNIAKYAKDGDFSKVEEVCRQFVEKIKMAKGKV; encoded by the coding sequence ATGGAAAAGGAACAGGTACTGCAAAGGATAAATGACAATGGGCTTGTGGTTGTTGTAAGGGCTGAGTCGAAAGAAAAGGCTCTCAAGATTACAGAGGCATGTATAAAAGGTGGTGCCAGCGCAATTGAGATTACCTTTACAGTTCCAGGTGCAGATGAGATAATAAGACATCTTACAAAAACATACTCTGAAGATGAAATAATAATTGGTGCAGGGACAGTCCTTGACAGCGAAACAGCACGAATTGCAATCTTGGCGGGTGCAAAGTTTGTTGTAAGCCCATATCTTAATCCTGAAATGGTAAAACTTTGTAACAGATACAGGATAGCTTCAATGCCTGGTGCTATGACAATTAAAGAGGTTGTGGAAGCATTAGAGTGTGGTGCAGACGTTATAAAGATTTTCCCAGGAGAGCTTTTTGGGCCAAAGATTATAAAAGCTTACAAAGGACCAATCCCACAGGCAAGGCTTATGCCAACAGGCGGCGTTGATCTTGACAATGTTGATGAATGGATAAAAGCAGGCGCTTTTGCAGTAGGTGTTGGCAGCAATATAGCAAAGTATGCAAAGGATGGAGACTTTAGCAAAGTGGAAGAGGTATGCAGACAGTTTGTTGAAAAGATAAAGATGGCAAAGGGGAAGGTATAG
- a CDS encoding IclR family transcriptional regulator — MAQNFIQSIERAFEIIELLAVEPKGLSVTQLSQKLSLHKTTVHRILQTLLSRGYVQKDPQTLRYKLGVKFVEISSLYLNNIELRTEAHPFLRELVAMLNVTVHLAILDGSDVVYIDKIEQVNSIRLYSSIGKRVPAYCTALGKVMLSKFSDEEVEKILSTISLQQYTNNTITNVEKLIDEIRFARNRGFAVDNEELQEGVRCIAAPIYDYRGEMIAAISISAPTSVLPPHKDEEIAQKVVETAKKISHRLGYVEGKKDYQGKEMQ; from the coding sequence ATGGCGCAAAATTTTATTCAATCAATTGAAAGAGCATTTGAAATAATCGAGCTTTTAGCTGTTGAGCCAAAAGGGCTTTCTGTCACTCAGCTTTCCCAAAAACTTTCTCTTCACAAGACTACCGTCCACAGAATTTTGCAAACACTACTTAGCAGAGGGTATGTTCAAAAAGACCCTCAGACCTTGCGCTACAAACTTGGTGTAAAGTTTGTTGAGATTTCGAGTCTTTATCTTAACAACATTGAGCTCAGAACCGAAGCACATCCGTTTTTGCGTGAGCTTGTGGCTATGTTAAACGTCACTGTACACTTGGCAATTCTTGACGGTAGTGATGTTGTGTACATTGACAAAATTGAACAGGTAAACTCAATAAGGCTTTACTCCTCAATTGGCAAAAGAGTTCCTGCATACTGCACAGCGCTTGGGAAAGTGATGCTTAGCAAGTTTTCAGATGAAGAAGTTGAAAAGATACTATCTACAATTTCTTTGCAGCAATATACAAATAATACTATCACAAATGTAGAAAAGCTTATTGATGAGATAAGATTTGCACGAAATAGAGGCTTTGCAGTTGACAATGAAGAGTTGCAAGAAGGTGTGAGGTGTATTGCCGCACCCATATATGACTATAGAGGGGAGATGATTGCTGCCATTAGCATTTCAGCACCAACGAGTGTGTTGCCACCTCACAAAGATGAAGAAATAGCGCAAAAGGTTGTGGAGACTGCAAAGAAGATTTCTCACAGGCTTGGGTATGTCGAGGGAAAAAAAGATTATCAAGGAAAGGAGATGCAATAG
- the kduI gene encoding 5-dehydro-4-deoxy-D-glucuronate isomerase: MEVRFAMHPSQFKTLTTEQIRKEFLIENLFEYGKINMVYTHVDRVIVGGAVPTVEVLVLEDGKEIGAQYFLERREIGIINIGSKGYIIADGQKFELDKKDGLYVGMSTKKLEFGSDDPSNPAKFYFVSTPAHKQYPIEKIDIKQTEATHLGSISESNERTIYKYIHPDGVKSCQLVMGMTILEPNNVWNTMPCHLHDRRMEVYFYFDMPEDAFVLHLMGEPQETRHIIVRNEQAVISPSWSIHSGVGTKNYTFIWAMAGENQSYSDVNPVPMKELK; the protein is encoded by the coding sequence ATGGAAGTTCGGTTTGCAATGCATCCAAGCCAGTTTAAGACTCTTACCACAGAGCAGATAAGAAAAGAGTTTTTGATTGAAAACTTGTTTGAATATGGGAAAATCAATATGGTCTACACTCATGTTGATAGAGTAATTGTTGGTGGTGCTGTGCCAACAGTGGAAGTTTTGGTCTTGGAAGATGGCAAAGAGATTGGTGCTCAGTATTTTCTTGAAAGAAGAGAGATTGGGATAATCAACATAGGCAGCAAAGGGTATATCATAGCTGATGGACAGAAGTTTGAACTTGACAAGAAAGATGGGCTTTATGTTGGAATGTCCACCAAAAAGCTTGAATTTGGGAGCGATGACCCTTCAAATCCTGCCAAGTTCTACTTTGTTTCAACACCTGCACATAAACAGTATCCGATAGAAAAAATTGATATCAAGCAAACTGAGGCAACTCATCTTGGTTCGATTTCTGAGTCAAATGAAAGGACAATCTACAAATACATCCATCCAGACGGGGTAAAAAGTTGCCAGCTTGTAATGGGAATGACCATTTTAGAGCCGAACAATGTATGGAACACTATGCCCTGCCATTTGCATGACAGGAGGATGGAAGTTTACTTCTATTTTGACATGCCTGAAGATGCGTTTGTATTACATCTTATGGGAGAGCCGCAGGAGACAAGACATATTATTGTGAGAAACGAACAGGCGGTAATCAGCCCGAGCTGGTCGATACACTCAGGTGTTGGAACTAAAAACTACACATTCATCTGGGCAATGGCAGGTGAAAATCAATCATACTCAGATGTTAATCCTGTTCCTATGAAGGAATTGAAATAA
- a CDS encoding glycoside hydrolase family 28 protein has protein sequence MFYNVCDFGAKGNGVDKDTEAFKKAVEVCERNGGGTVYVPAGIYHIGALHLKSNMTLYIESGAVLKFSQDEEDYPLVYTRWEGEEMQVYSPLIYAENAENVAVVGFGTIDGQGEKWWRLHRNKELKYPRPRSICFYRCNNVTIEGIKIINSPSWTVNPIECQNVTVHNIKIQNPYDSPNTDGINPESCKGVRISNCYIDVGDDCVTLKSGTEDCKERIPCENITITNCIMAHGHGGVVIGSEMSGGVRNVVISNCIFEGTDRGIRIKTRRGRGGAVEDIRVSNIVMKNVMCPFAFYMYYHCGKGGKEKRVWDKSPYPVDESTPIVRRIYISDVVVREARAAAGFLYGLTEMPIEDVVFSNVTVEMAQNPEPELPAMMSYLEPMAKRGFVINTVKNIRFMNVSVMNQEGAAFELNNCENVEFYRCRANDTADYSKILSLNNTNKVITD, from the coding sequence ATGTTTTATAATGTTTGTGATTTCGGAGCAAAAGGAAATGGAGTAGATAAAGACACTGAAGCATTTAAAAAAGCAGTTGAGGTATGTGAAAGAAACGGTGGTGGAACAGTTTATGTTCCTGCTGGTATTTATCATATAGGTGCTCTGCATCTTAAAAGCAACATGACACTTTACATTGAGAGCGGGGCTGTGCTGAAATTTTCACAGGATGAAGAGGACTATCCACTTGTATATACCCGCTGGGAAGGCGAAGAAATGCAGGTTTATTCTCCTTTGATATATGCTGAAAATGCTGAAAACGTTGCAGTAGTTGGATTTGGCACAATTGATGGACAGGGCGAAAAGTGGTGGCGTCTTCACAGAAATAAAGAGTTAAAATATCCAAGACCTCGTTCTATCTGTTTTTACAGGTGCAACAACGTTACTATCGAAGGAATAAAGATTATAAACTCTCCAAGCTGGACGGTAAATCCAATAGAATGCCAGAACGTCACTGTTCACAATATAAAGATTCAAAATCCTTATGATTCACCAAACACAGATGGAATTAACCCAGAGTCGTGCAAGGGCGTCAGGATATCAAACTGCTACATAGACGTGGGAGACGATTGTGTGACATTAAAGTCTGGGACGGAAGACTGTAAAGAAAGAATACCTTGTGAGAATATTACAATAACAAATTGTATAATGGCTCACGGACATGGCGGAGTTGTTATTGGAAGTGAGATGAGCGGTGGTGTTAGAAATGTTGTCATCTCAAACTGCATTTTTGAGGGCACAGACAGAGGAATAAGAATAAAGACAAGAAGAGGTCGTGGAGGAGCTGTTGAGGATATAAGAGTTTCGAACATTGTGATGAAAAATGTGATGTGTCCGTTTGCGTTTTATATGTATTATCACTGCGGCAAGGGCGGAAAAGAAAAGAGAGTTTGGGACAAATCTCCTTATCCTGTTGATGAATCGACCCCAATTGTAAGGAGGATTTATATAAGCGATGTGGTTGTAAGAGAGGCAAGGGCAGCAGCAGGGTTTTTATATGGTCTTACAGAGATGCCAATTGAAGATGTTGTATTTTCGAATGTCACAGTTGAGATGGCACAAAACCCTGAACCTGAACTTCCTGCCATGATGAGCTATTTAGAGCCTATGGCAAAAAGAGGGTTTGTTATAAATACTGTTAAAAACATTAGATTCATGAATGTTTCTGTGATGAACCAGGAAGGTGCTGCTTTTGAACTTAACAATTGTGAAAATGTAGAGTTTTACAGATGCAGGGCAAATGATACAGCAGATTATTCTAAGATTTTGAGTCTAAATAATACAAACAAGGTTATTACTGATTAG
- a CDS encoding lactate utilization protein, producing the protein MNQYKVWRNELIAKDIVERLNRKKYNAFYVPTLEDAKNKVLELIPEGSSIALGGSVTIEELGLIEIFRNGPYKLFDRYKPMSAEERIELLRQSLLADVLVTSTNAITKNGELVNVDCSGNRVSAMIFGPKKVIIVAGVNKVVEDLDEAFKRLKKIAPMNSKRNNHKTPCVETGYCMDCQIKSRMCNYITIINHGMKFEGRINIIIVPFEIGF; encoded by the coding sequence ATGAACCAATATAAAGTATGGCGCAATGAACTGATTGCAAAAGACATTGTTGAAAGGCTAAATAGAAAAAAATATAATGCATTTTATGTGCCAACCTTGGAAGATGCAAAAAATAAAGTTTTAGAGCTTATCCCCGAGGGTTCAAGTATTGCCCTCGGGGGTTCTGTTACAATAGAAGAGCTTGGGCTTATTGAAATATTCAGAAACGGTCCATATAAGCTTTTTGACAGATACAAACCGATGAGTGCTGAAGAAAGGATAGAACTTTTGAGACAATCGCTTTTGGCAGATGTACTTGTAACTTCAACAAATGCGATAACAAAAAATGGTGAGCTTGTTAATGTTGATTGTTCAGGCAACAGAGTATCTGCTATGATATTTGGGCCAAAAAAAGTAATAATTGTTGCTGGGGTTAACAAAGTTGTAGAAGACCTTGATGAGGCGTTTAAAAGGTTAAAAAAGATTGCGCCTATGAACTCTAAAAGGAATAATCACAAAACACCATGTGTTGAAACGGGGTACTGCATGGACTGTCAAATAAAATCTAGGATGTGCAACTATATAACCATTATCAACCATGGAATGAAATTTGAAGGACGTATAAATATTATCATTGTTCCTTTTGAGATAGGATTCTAA
- the gyaR gene encoding glyoxylate reductase gives MKILVTRRIMEPAIELLKKYGEVEINPHDRPMTRDELLSAIKDKDAVLTQLVDKVDKEFFDHAPNVKIVANYAVGYDNIDVEEATRRGVYVTNTPDVLTNATAELAWALLFAAARRIVEADKFMRGGHYKGWGPMLFLGKGVTGKTLGVIGAGRIGQAFARMSKGFNMKILYYDFERKESFEKETGAQYVALDELLKEADFISIHVPLTPQTRHLIGEREFSLMKPSAILINTARGPIVDEKALVKALKEKKIYAAGLDVYEREPEFEPELATLDNVVMLPHIGSATEESRLDMAMLAANNIVDFIEGRVPRTLVNKEVLNNKQ, from the coding sequence ATGAAGATACTTGTAACAAGAAGAATAATGGAACCTGCGATTGAACTTTTGAAAAAGTATGGTGAGGTTGAGATAAACCCACACGACAGACCAATGACAAGAGATGAGCTTTTGTCAGCAATAAAAGACAAAGATGCAGTTTTAACCCAGCTTGTTGACAAAGTTGACAAAGAATTTTTCGACCATGCACCAAATGTCAAGATTGTTGCAAACTATGCAGTGGGTTATGATAACATAGATGTTGAAGAGGCAACAAGAAGAGGTGTTTATGTCACAAACACACCTGATGTTCTTACAAACGCAACAGCTGAGCTGGCATGGGCGCTTTTGTTTGCTGCGGCAAGAAGAATAGTTGAAGCTGACAAGTTCATGAGAGGCGGACATTACAAAGGTTGGGGTCCGATGCTCTTTTTAGGCAAGGGCGTGACAGGCAAGACACTTGGTGTAATTGGTGCTGGCAGGATTGGCCAGGCTTTTGCAAGAATGTCAAAAGGGTTTAACATGAAGATTTTGTACTATGACTTTGAAAGAAAAGAAAGCTTTGAAAAGGAAACGGGTGCTCAGTATGTAGCATTAGATGAGCTTTTGAAAGAAGCAGATTTTATATCAATCCATGTGCCGCTCACACCACAGACAAGGCATTTAATTGGCGAAAGAGAATTTTCTCTCATGAAACCGTCGGCAATTTTAATTAACACAGCACGCGGGCCAATTGTAGATGAAAAGGCTTTAGTTAAAGCATTAAAAGAAAAGAAAATTTATGCTGCAGGGCTTGATGTGTATGAGAGAGAGCCAGAGTTTGAGCCTGAGCTGGCTACACTTGACAATGTTGTAATGCTTCCTCATATTGGTTCTGCGACAGAAGAGTCAAGGCTTGACATGGCAATGCTTGCAGCAAACAATATAGTAGATTTCATTGAAGGAAGAGTTCCAAGAACACTTGTCAATAAAGAGGTTTTAAATAATAAGCAATAG
- the kduD gene encoding 2-dehydro-3-deoxy-D-gluconate 5-dehydrogenase KduD yields the protein MILDKFRLDGKVAIVTGASTGLGQGMAIALAEAGADIVGVDYVPCTETKQKIESIGRRFLEIQANLMTIEPINMIIEKTIQEFGKLDILVNNAGIIRRCDAIDFTEKDWDDVLAINLKTVFFFCQAAARQFIKQGTGGKIINIASMLSFQGGIRVPSYTASKSGVAGITKALANEWAKYNINVNAIAPGYMATNNTQQLREDPQRSAEILSRIPAGRWGTPEDLQGAVVFLASDASGYVNGCILNVDGGWLAR from the coding sequence ATGATACTTGATAAATTCAGGCTTGATGGCAAAGTTGCGATTGTAACAGGTGCATCAACTGGTTTGGGCCAGGGGATGGCAATTGCACTGGCAGAGGCTGGAGCTGATATTGTTGGTGTTGATTATGTCCCATGTACAGAGACAAAACAGAAAATAGAGTCAATTGGAAGAAGGTTTTTGGAGATTCAGGCAAACTTAATGACAATCGAACCAATTAATATGATTATTGAGAAAACAATTCAAGAATTTGGCAAGCTTGACATTTTAGTGAATAATGCAGGAATTATTAGAAGATGCGATGCTATTGATTTTACTGAAAAGGACTGGGACGATGTGCTTGCAATTAATCTCAAGACAGTATTTTTCTTCTGCCAGGCAGCAGCAAGACAGTTCATCAAGCAAGGAACAGGCGGAAAGATAATAAACATTGCATCCATGCTTTCATTCCAGGGCGGAATTAGAGTTCCATCATACACAGCAAGCAAAAGCGGTGTTGCAGGCATCACAAAAGCGCTTGCTAATGAGTGGGCAAAGTACAACATAAACGTCAATGCTATTGCACCTGGATACATGGCAACAAACAATACACAACAGCTCCGTGAAGACCCACAAAGAAGCGCTGAGATATTGTCAAGAATACCTGCTGGAAGATGGGGCACACCTGAAGATTTGCAGGGTGCTGTTGTGTTCTTGGCATCAGATGCGTCTGGGTATGTAAATGGCTGTATTTTAAATGTAGATGGTGGCTGGCTTGCAAGGTAA
- a CDS encoding sugar phosphate isomerase/epimerase family protein codes for MNEPIKKYFKIGTIHFMSFPDVIGGEGPIEETLKIILEDDYFDAVEITWVKDPEVRKRVAKMLKDAHVAVAYGAQPTLLRTGQNPNDLDPEKRKQVINFLKERIDEAIELGAQGLGFLSRQYDEARKEEAFEALVDTTLQLCDYAKSKGNFIIELEVFDFDIDKKSLIGPAELAAKFAERIKKEYDNFGLIVDLSHLPLTRETAEQALLPVKDYLTHVHIGNAVVKDPSHPAYGDKHPMFGIEGGENDVEEVIEFLRVLKEIGFMDPVKRPILSFEVTPMAGQDPKIVLASSKRVLNEAWARL; via the coding sequence ATGAACGAGCCAATTAAAAAGTATTTTAAGATAGGAACAATTCATTTTATGTCTTTTCCGGATGTAATTGGCGGCGAAGGTCCAATTGAAGAGACATTAAAAATAATCTTGGAAGACGATTACTTTGATGCAGTAGAAATCACATGGGTAAAAGACCCAGAGGTAAGAAAAAGAGTAGCAAAAATGTTAAAGGATGCTCATGTAGCGGTTGCGTATGGTGCACAGCCGACTCTTCTTAGAACTGGTCAAAATCCGAATGATTTGGACCCAGAAAAAAGAAAGCAGGTCATAAACTTTTTGAAAGAGAGAATTGATGAGGCGATTGAGCTTGGGGCTCAAGGACTTGGATTTTTGTCAAGGCAGTATGATGAAGCAAGAAAAGAAGAGGCATTTGAAGCATTGGTTGATACAACTTTGCAGCTTTGCGACTATGCAAAGTCAAAAGGCAATTTTATAATTGAACTTGAGGTATTCGATTTTGATATAGATAAAAAGAGCTTGATTGGACCTGCAGAGCTTGCGGCAAAATTTGCAGAGAGAATCAAAAAAGAATATGATAATTTTGGTTTGATTGTTGACCTTAGCCATCTGCCACTTACAAGAGAGACAGCAGAGCAAGCGCTCCTGCCAGTAAAAGATTATCTTACACATGTTCATATTGGAAATGCGGTTGTGAAAGACCCAAGCCACCCTGCATATGGTGACAAGCATCCGATGTTTGGAATAGAAGGCGGCGAAAATGACGTTGAAGAGGTTATTGAGTTTTTGAGAGTATTAAAAGAAATAGGATTTATGGACCCGGTAAAAAGACCAATTTTGAGTTTTGAAGTAACACCTATGGCAGGACAAGACCCAAAGATTGTTCTTGCAAGCTCAAAACGAGTATTAAATGAGGCATGGGCAAGATTATAA
- a CDS encoding sugar kinase: protein MFEVTSFGEIMLRLSPPGYQRIVQATSFDINFGGAEANVVVALSNIGVKTSYVTLLPQNPLGDATINFLRRYGVDTSYIKRKGRRLGIYFLEKGVGQRASSVVYDRADSAINDIQSGDIAWEDILGKTKIFFSTGITAALSQNVLDQLKMAFKTAKNAGAKVAFDINYRSKLWSYDRANEVISDLMPYVDILITNEEHVRRVLKIDMEEKYFEGIDLTFDGQKVLFERLQTKYQNLERIVLAARRSLSASKNIFFAYTKDENGNIVFSEKREIEVVDRVGAGDAFTAGVLYSILRGLKSSQMLEVATYMCALKHTVEGDSLIVTEDEIKQALSQDSSGMMKR from the coding sequence ATGTTTGAGGTAACAAGTTTTGGTGAGATAATGCTAAGACTCTCACCGCCTGGGTATCAGAGGATTGTGCAGGCGACAAGTTTTGACATCAATTTTGGCGGGGCTGAAGCAAATGTTGTTGTTGCTCTTTCGAACATCGGAGTAAAGACAAGTTATGTAACACTTCTTCCGCAAAATCCTCTTGGAGATGCTACTATAAACTTTTTGAGAAGATATGGAGTTGACACAAGTTATATAAAAAGAAAAGGCAGAAGGCTTGGAATTTACTTTCTTGAAAAAGGAGTGGGGCAGAGAGCATCTTCTGTTGTGTACGACAGAGCAGACTCTGCCATAAATGATATACAGTCTGGGGATATCGCCTGGGAGGACATTTTAGGAAAGACCAAGATATTTTTCTCAACAGGAATCACTGCTGCTTTATCACAAAATGTGCTTGACCAGCTAAAGATGGCTTTTAAAACTGCAAAAAATGCAGGTGCAAAGGTGGCGTTTGACATCAATTATAGATCAAAACTGTGGAGCTATGATAGAGCAAATGAAGTGATTTCAGATCTTATGCCGTATGTGGACATTTTAATTACAAACGAAGAGCATGTAAGAAGAGTTTTAAAGATTGATATGGAAGAAAAATATTTTGAAGGCATTGACCTGACTTTTGATGGTCAAAAGGTTTTGTTTGAAAGGTTGCAAACAAAATACCAAAACTTGGAGAGAATAGTTCTTGCTGCAAGAAGAAGTCTCTCTGCTTCTAAAAACATCTTTTTTGCTTATACAAAAGATGAAAATGGCAACATTGTATTTTCAGAAAAACGTGAAATAGAAGTTGTCGACAGGGTGGGGGCAGGTGACGCTTTCACCGCAGGTGTGCTATATAGCATTTTAAGAGGGCTTAAAAGCAGTCAGATGCTTGAGGTGGCAACATACATGTGCGCTCTAAAACATACAGTTGAAGGCGACAGTTTGATTGTGACTGAGGATGAAATAAAACAGGCGCTTTCGCAAGATAGTTCTGGTATGATGAAAAGATAA